A window of Streptomyces gilvosporeus contains these coding sequences:
- a CDS encoding NmrA family NAD(P)-binding protein: protein MTILITTPNGSVGRHLTDALRHRPDVRYLVRSEAGVKALGTVRGEVVRGDAADAADVRAAVAGVDRLYLAHPFAEDQIAAETTVGLAALEAGARRIVKLGARPFTGDGIAPDPVTGAHDTITARLRGAGVPELTVLQPDRFLQNFLPAAASIARGTLADPAGPGARGYVDVRDIAAVAVAELLAERPVGGEIALSGPEVLTLPQLADRFAAGLGRPVRYVDVPLDDAWRAELAARGAGPLVVDGLHGLYANYRREGVAGLGDGVSRVLGRRPRSAAEFAADVLGSAVSGS from the coding sequence ATGACCATCCTGATCACCACACCGAACGGTTCGGTCGGGCGCCACCTGACCGATGCGCTGCGCCACCGCCCCGACGTGCGCTACCTCGTCCGTTCCGAGGCCGGTGTCAAGGCGCTCGGAACGGTCCGCGGCGAGGTCGTCCGCGGGGACGCGGCCGATGCGGCGGACGTCCGGGCCGCGGTCGCCGGAGTGGACCGGCTGTACCTGGCGCACCCCTTCGCCGAGGACCAGATCGCCGCCGAAACGACCGTGGGCCTCGCCGCTCTGGAGGCCGGCGCCCGCCGGATCGTCAAACTCGGCGCCCGCCCCTTCACCGGCGACGGCATCGCCCCGGACCCCGTCACCGGCGCCCACGACACGATCACCGCACGCCTGCGCGGCGCGGGCGTCCCGGAACTGACGGTCCTGCAACCCGACCGCTTCCTCCAGAACTTCCTCCCCGCAGCCGCCTCGATCGCCCGCGGCACCCTGGCCGACCCGGCCGGCCCCGGTGCCCGCGGCTATGTGGACGTCCGTGACATCGCGGCCGTCGCCGTCGCCGAACTCCTCGCGGAACGCCCGGTCGGTGGCGAAATCGCCCTCAGCGGCCCGGAGGTCCTGACCCTGCCGCAGCTCGCCGACCGCTTCGCCGCCGGCCTCGGCCGCCCGGTGCGCTACGTCGACGTACCGCTGGACGACGCCTGGCGCGCCGAACTGGCGGCCCGCGGAGCCGGCCCACTGGTCGTCGACGGCCTCCACGGCCTGTACGCGAACTACCGCCGCGAGGGAGTGGCCGGCCTCGGCGACGGCGTCTCACGCGTCCTCGGCCGCCGGCCGCGTTCGGCGGCGGAGTTCGCGGCGGATGTGCTCGGGTCTGCGGTGTCCGGGAGCTGA
- a CDS encoding uracil-DNA glycosylase, producing the protein MHRETDAPPPTTDRAFPAHCAARSRGLDDMETQLIRCRACPRLVEWREEIGAARRAAFRDWEYWARPVPGFGPPDAALAVIGLAPAAHGGNRTGRMFTGDASGDFLFAALHTVGLASQPEATHRDDGLELYGVRITAPVHCAPPHNKPTPDERTTCRPWLARELELLAPTLKAVLALGAFAWQALLPVLDDAGRQVPRPRPAFAHGAEFTLPALGDDRGPLHILGSYHPSQQNTFTGTLTPDMLTDLLARAARLAGLNRRR; encoded by the coding sequence ATGCACCGCGAGACGGACGCACCCCCGCCCACCACCGACCGCGCCTTCCCGGCGCACTGTGCGGCGCGTTCCCGCGGGCTCGACGACATGGAGACGCAGCTGATCCGGTGCCGGGCCTGTCCCCGGCTCGTCGAGTGGCGCGAGGAGATCGGCGCGGCCCGCCGCGCGGCCTTCCGCGACTGGGAGTACTGGGCGCGGCCGGTCCCGGGCTTCGGCCCGCCGGACGCCGCGCTCGCGGTGATCGGACTGGCACCGGCCGCGCACGGCGGCAACCGCACGGGACGCATGTTCACCGGGGACGCCTCCGGCGACTTCCTCTTCGCCGCCCTGCACACCGTCGGCCTCGCCTCCCAGCCCGAGGCCACCCACCGGGACGACGGCCTGGAGCTGTACGGGGTGCGGATCACCGCCCCCGTCCACTGCGCCCCGCCGCACAACAAGCCCACCCCGGACGAACGCACCACCTGCCGCCCCTGGCTGGCCAGGGAACTGGAACTCCTCGCCCCGACCCTCAAGGCCGTCCTCGCGCTGGGCGCCTTCGCCTGGCAGGCCCTGCTCCCCGTCCTCGACGACGCGGGCCGCCAGGTCCCCCGCCCGAGGCCCGCCTTCGCCCACGGCGCCGAGTTCACCCTGCCCGCCCTCGGCGACGACCGCGGCCCGCTGCACATCCTGGGCAGTTACCACCCCAGCCAGCAGAACACCTTCACCGGCACACTCACCCCCGACATGCTCACCGACCTGCTCGCCCGCGCGGCCCGACTGGCCGGCCTGAACCGGCGCCGGTAA
- a CDS encoding FBP domain-containing protein, with protein MEPIGEKQIRTSFVNCSKGEASRISLPRNLTDLDWPDLDFLGWRDPGAPDRGYLVTERAGKLLGVTLRTPQSVSRSFTKTTACTMCLTGHPGSGVALLAARKAGASGRQGNTVGAYFCADLACSLYLRGKKQTGLLRYEESLTLEERVDRTLTNVHAFVDKVLAP; from the coding sequence ATGGAACCGATCGGCGAGAAACAGATCCGCACCTCCTTCGTGAACTGCTCGAAGGGCGAGGCGAGCAGAATCAGCCTGCCGCGGAACCTGACCGATCTCGACTGGCCGGATCTGGACTTCCTGGGCTGGCGCGACCCCGGGGCGCCCGACCGCGGCTACCTCGTGACGGAGCGCGCGGGCAAGCTCCTGGGAGTCACCCTGCGCACCCCGCAGAGCGTCAGCCGGAGCTTCACCAAGACCACCGCCTGCACCATGTGCCTGACCGGTCACCCCGGGTCGGGCGTCGCCCTGCTGGCCGCGCGCAAGGCGGGCGCCTCCGGGCGGCAGGGCAACACCGTCGGCGCCTACTTCTGCGCCGACCTGGCCTGCTCCCTCTACCTCCGCGGCAAGAAGCAGACCGGCCTGCTGCGCTACGAGGAATCGCTCACCCTGGAGGAGCGCGTCGACCGCACGCTCACCAACGTGCACGCGTTCGTGGACAAGGTCCTCGCTCCCTGA
- a CDS encoding PadR family transcriptional regulator — translation MALEHAILVSLLEKPGSGYELSRRFERSIGYFWTATHQQIYRVLKRMESDGWIDVREVPQQARPDKKEYSVAALGRTVLSQWLHEPIEPESVRHELAVKIRGAAFDDPAALIREVERHRQAHTERLAHYLAGERRDFTGPEAPEAPDAGRELQHVVLRGGIAYERMTLDWLDDVLATLHRLAPQH, via the coding sequence ATGGCGCTCGAACACGCGATCCTCGTCTCCCTGCTGGAGAAGCCGGGCTCCGGCTATGAGCTGTCCCGGCGGTTCGAGCGGTCCATCGGATACTTCTGGACCGCCACCCATCAGCAGATCTACCGCGTCCTCAAGCGCATGGAGAGCGACGGCTGGATCGATGTCCGCGAAGTGCCGCAGCAGGCCCGGCCGGACAAGAAGGAGTACTCCGTCGCCGCCCTCGGCCGGACCGTCCTCTCCCAATGGCTCCATGAGCCGATCGAGCCCGAGAGCGTCCGGCACGAGCTCGCCGTGAAGATCCGCGGCGCGGCCTTCGACGATCCGGCCGCTCTGATCCGCGAGGTCGAACGGCATCGCCAGGCGCACACCGAACGGCTGGCGCACTACCTCGCGGGGGAACGGCGCGACTTCACCGGCCCCGAGGCCCCCGAAGCGCCCGACGCGGGACGGGAGCTCCAGCACGTCGTGCTGCGCGGCGGCATCGCCTACGAGCGGATGACGCTCGACTGGCTCGACGACGTACTCGCCACCCTCCACCGGCTCGCACCACAGCACTGA
- a CDS encoding acyl-CoA dehydrogenase family protein — MADSLLFNPRTYDPAHFDPETRRLLRATVDWFEDRGKRKLIEDYRSRAWLAEFLAFSAKEGLFATFLTPSSAAGEQQDKRWDTARIAALNEIFGFYGLDYWYAWQVTILGLGPVWQSDNAAVRARAAELLEQGEVFAFGLSEKAHGADIYSTDMLLEPDGDGGFRASGSKYYIGNGNAAGLVSVFGRRTDLEGPDGYVFFAADSRHPAYHLVKNVVDSSKYVSEFRLDDYPVAEADILHTGRAAFDAALNTVNVGKFNLCTGAIGICEHAMYEAVTHAQNRILYGRPVTAFPHVRRELTDAYVRLIGMKLFSDRAVDYFRSAGPDDRRYLLFNPMTKMKVTTEGEKVIDLMWDVIAAKGFEKDTYFAQAATEIRGLPKLEGTVHVNLALILKFMGNHLLNPAEYAPVPTRLDAADDTFLFRQGPARGLGSIRFHDWRAAYDTYARVPNVARFREQADALCEFVTTAAPDEEQSRDLDLLLAVGQLFALVVHGQLILEQAHLTGLDEDLLDELFAVLVRDFSAHAVELHGKDSATADQQRWALGAVRRPVVDDARSTRVWERVEALAGTYEMAP, encoded by the coding sequence ATGGCCGATTCGTTGCTCTTCAACCCGCGCACCTACGACCCCGCGCACTTCGACCCCGAGACCCGCAGGCTGCTGCGCGCCACCGTCGACTGGTTCGAGGACCGCGGTAAGCGCAAGCTCATCGAGGACTACCGCTCCCGCGCCTGGCTGGCCGAGTTCCTCGCGTTCTCCGCCAAGGAGGGGCTGTTCGCGACCTTCCTCACCCCGTCGTCCGCGGCCGGCGAGCAGCAGGACAAGCGCTGGGACACCGCCCGGATCGCCGCCCTCAACGAGATCTTCGGCTTCTACGGACTCGACTACTGGTACGCATGGCAGGTCACCATCCTCGGCCTCGGCCCGGTCTGGCAGAGCGACAACGCCGCCGTCCGTGCCCGTGCGGCCGAACTCCTCGAGCAGGGCGAGGTCTTCGCCTTCGGCCTGTCCGAGAAGGCCCACGGCGCCGACATCTACTCCACCGACATGCTGCTGGAGCCCGACGGCGACGGCGGCTTCCGGGCCAGCGGCTCCAAGTACTACATCGGCAACGGCAACGCCGCCGGGCTCGTGTCCGTCTTCGGCCGCCGCACCGACCTCGAGGGCCCGGACGGGTACGTCTTCTTCGCCGCCGACAGCCGCCACCCGGCGTACCACCTCGTGAAGAACGTCGTCGACTCCTCCAAGTACGTCAGCGAGTTCCGCCTCGACGACTACCCGGTCGCCGAGGCCGACATCCTGCACACCGGCCGCGCCGCCTTCGACGCCGCCCTCAACACCGTCAACGTCGGCAAGTTCAACCTCTGCACCGGCGCCATCGGCATCTGCGAGCACGCGATGTACGAGGCCGTCACCCATGCGCAGAACCGCATCCTCTACGGCCGTCCGGTCACCGCCTTCCCGCACGTGCGCCGCGAGCTGACCGACGCCTACGTCCGCCTCATCGGGATGAAGCTGTTCAGCGACCGCGCCGTCGACTACTTCCGCTCCGCCGGCCCCGACGACCGCCGCTACCTCCTCTTCAACCCGATGACGAAGATGAAGGTGACCACCGAGGGCGAGAAGGTCATCGACCTGATGTGGGACGTCATCGCCGCCAAGGGCTTCGAGAAGGACACCTACTTCGCGCAGGCCGCCACCGAGATCCGGGGCCTGCCGAAGCTGGAGGGCACGGTCCACGTCAACCTCGCCCTGATCCTCAAGTTCATGGGCAACCACCTGCTCAACCCGGCCGAATACGCCCCCGTACCCACCCGCCTGGACGCGGCCGACGACACCTTCCTCTTCCGGCAGGGGCCGGCCCGCGGCCTGGGCTCCATCCGCTTCCACGACTGGCGTGCCGCCTACGACACCTACGCCCGCGTACCCAACGTCGCCCGCTTCCGGGAACAGGCCGACGCCCTCTGCGAGTTCGTCACCACCGCCGCCCCCGACGAGGAGCAGAGCCGCGACCTGGACCTCCTGCTCGCCGTCGGCCAGCTGTTCGCGCTGGTCGTGCACGGCCAGCTGATCCTGGAACAGGCGCATCTGACCGGCCTCGACGAGGACCTGCTCGACGAACTGTTCGCCGTCCTCGTACGCGACTTCTCCGCGCACGCCGTCGAGCTGCACGGCAAGGACTCCGCCACCGCGGACCAACAGCGGTGGGCACTGGGCGCGGTCCGCCGCCCGGTCGTCGACGACGCCCGCTCCACGCGGGTGTGGGAACGCGTCGAGGCGCTGGCCGGGACGTACGAGATGGCCCCGTAA
- a CDS encoding macrolide family glycosyltransferase: MPRPAHIAMIGTPMVGHVLPGLDIIRALVARGHRVTYATAGRVAELIPTGAELVRVASTLPAAESDWPQDPIASASLFLDEAMAVLPQLHAVYDDAPADLYLYDNGAYAGRALAEAQGRGLVQLSPAHVAWDGALEEVGAAFARLPGGSAHRARFAAWLARCGAVTTNVEEFTGRPPRVLALIPRTMQPYADRVDTEAVTFVGPCFGGGGQQGGWMRPAGVEKVLLVSLGGSSYRRQREIYGQCVAAFADLPGWHVVLQIATGSDPAELGERVPPNFEVRPWVPPLTILEQVDAWVTHTGMSSSGEGLYAGVPMIAVPHGAEQCLHADRLVELGVARRIDTADVSAAALRTALMELIGDPQVAARSAWLWAEVRAEGGTRRAVELIEEQLVLERVC, encoded by the coding sequence ATGCCCCGTCCTGCCCATATCGCCATGATCGGCACGCCTATGGTCGGCCATGTGCTGCCCGGCCTGGATATCATCCGCGCGCTGGTGGCCCGCGGCCATCGCGTCACGTACGCCACCGCCGGCCGCGTCGCCGAGCTGATCCCCACCGGTGCCGAGCTGGTCCGCGTGGCCTCCACCCTGCCGGCCGCCGAAAGCGACTGGCCGCAGGATCCCATCGCCTCCGCCTCCCTCTTCCTCGACGAGGCGATGGCCGTACTGCCGCAGCTGCACGCCGTGTACGACGACGCCCCCGCCGATCTCTACCTCTACGACAACGGCGCGTACGCGGGCCGCGCGCTGGCCGAGGCGCAGGGCCGCGGCCTCGTCCAGCTGTCACCGGCGCATGTGGCCTGGGACGGCGCCCTGGAGGAGGTCGGCGCGGCGTTCGCCCGGCTGCCCGGAGGTTCCGCCCACCGCGCGCGGTTCGCCGCCTGGCTGGCCCGCTGCGGTGCGGTGACCACCAACGTGGAAGAGTTCACGGGCCGGCCGCCACGGGTGCTGGCCTTGATCCCGCGCACCATGCAGCCGTACGCGGACCGGGTCGACACCGAGGCGGTGACGTTCGTCGGCCCGTGCTTCGGCGGCGGTGGCCAGCAGGGCGGCTGGATGCGGCCGGCCGGCGTGGAGAAGGTGCTGCTGGTATCGCTGGGCGGCTCGTCGTACCGCAGGCAGCGGGAGATCTACGGGCAGTGTGTGGCGGCCTTCGCGGATCTTCCGGGGTGGCATGTGGTGCTGCAGATCGCCACCGGCAGCGATCCGGCCGAACTGGGGGAACGGGTTCCACCCAACTTCGAAGTGCGGCCGTGGGTGCCGCCGTTGACGATCCTGGAGCAGGTGGACGCGTGGGTGACGCACACCGGTATGAGCAGCAGCGGTGAGGGCCTGTACGCCGGCGTGCCGATGATCGCGGTACCGCACGGGGCCGAGCAGTGCCTCCACGCCGACCGCCTCGTCGAACTGGGCGTCGCCCGCCGCATCGACACCGCGGACGTCTCGGCCGCGGCGCTGCGTACGGCCCTGATGGAACTCATCGGCGATCCCCAGGTCGCCGCGCGCTCGGCATGGCTGTGGGCCGAAGTACGAGCCGAGGGCGGCACCCGCCGGGCCGTGGAACTGATCGAGGAGCAGCTGGTCCTGGAGCGGGTGTGCTGA